GCGTGGTGGACCCGGATCAGGCGAACGCCGCCGCCCGCACATGCGCACTGAACGCACTGGCCGCCGTCGACGCGCTCGTCGGGATCGACTCGGTGGTCCGTGTCGTCAAGGTGGTCGGGTTCGTCGCGTCCGCGCACGGGTTCACCGGACAACCCGCCGTCATCAACGGGGCATCCGATCTGCTCGGCGAGATCTTCGGCGACGCGGGCGTCCACGCACGTTCCGCGGTCGGCGTCGCCGAACTGCCGCTGGGGGCTCCGGTCGAGGTCGAACTGATCGTCGAGGTCGCCTGACCGATGTCGCCTGACCGCTAGTGGACGTCGCCCTCCTCATCGCGGCGGCCGCCGCGGCGGGATGGGTCGACGCGGTGGTCGGCGGCGGCGGACTCGTCCTCATCCCCGCGCTGCTGATCGCATTTCCGGGACTGGCGCCGGCGACCGCACTCGGCACCAACAAGCTCGCCGCGGTCTTCGGCACCGCGTCGGCGGCCGTCGCCTATGCGCGCCGGCTGACGGTCGACTTCCGGCGGCTGGTTCCGGTGTTCATCAGTGCGGTGCTGTTCTCCGGCCTCGGCGCATACGTCGCGAGTCGACTGCCGGCCGGCGTGTTCACCCCCATCGTGCTGTGTCTGCTGGTCGCGGTGGGTCTGTTCGTCGCGTTGAACCGGATTCGGTTCGGGCGCAGCGGTTTCCCGGCCACGGTGGTCGATCGTCCTCGGGCTTGTGGTGGCCGGGGTGGTGATCGCCTTCTACGACGGCGTGATGGGTCCGGGTACGGGCACCTTCCTCATCATCAGTCTGACCGCGCTGGTCGGCACCGGATTCCTGGAGAGTTCGGCGATGGCCAAGGTGATCAACACCGGTACCAACCTCGGCGCGCTCGCGGTTTTCGCCTGGCAGGGAAACATCTTGTGGCTGTTGGGGATCGGTCTCGCGGTCGCCAACGTGGCGGGCGCCCAACTCGGCGCGCACATGGCCATCGGACGGGGTAGTGGTTTCGTCCGGTGGGTGCTGCTGGTCGTCGTGGTGGTGATGGTCGGGAAGTTGGGCTACGACCTGGTGTCCGGGTGATCGGCGGCGACGTCGGGACTGGTGCCGGGCGGACTGTGGCGCAACACTGACTGGGTGAGCAATCGACCGAGTCCCGGACCGAGCGATACCGTCCTGTCCACGTCCGACGACGGCTTCCGGCGCCGGGTGCAGCGTCGGACCGTCGCGCTGCTCTGTTTCGCGCAGGTGTTGGGCGGACTGGCGATGGGCTCGTCGCTGGCCCTCGGTGCGATTCTCGGCGAACAACTCTCCGGGGCGGAGTCGCTGGCCGGCTTGCCCACCACGGTCCTCACCCTCGGCGCGGCGGCGGCCGGACTGCCGCTGGCGGCGCTGGCCCAACGGTCCGGCCGACGTCCCGCACTGGCCACCGGTTTCCTGATCGCGACCGCCGGTGCCGCGGTGGTGGCGTCGGCGGTGGACCTCGGATGGTTCCCGCTGCTCCTGCTGGGTATGGCCGGCATCGGCTCGGGCACTGCGGTGAGTCTGCAATCACGTTTTGCTGCAACCGATCTCGCGACACCGCGGACCCGCGGTCGCGACCTTTCGCTGGTCGTGTGGACGACCATGGTGGGTGCCGTCGCGGGGCCCGCGGTCCTGCCGCTCGGCGCGGATCTGGCGAGTCTGCTGCACGTCGACGAACTGGCCGGACCGTTCATCATCGGCGCCGCGGGCACCGCCGCCGCGGCAGCCGTGCTGTGGATCGGTCTCCGTCCCGATCCGCTGCACGTCGCGGCCGATCGTGCGCCGGCGGCCGCGGTGTCGAAACCCTCTCTGGCGCAGGGCTTCGAGACGATCCGACGCCACGCCGGCGCGCGCAACGCGGTGGTGTCGGTGGTATCCGCGCACGCGGTGATGGTGGCGGTGATGGCGTTGACGCCGGTGCACATGTCACACGGCGGGGCGAGTCTCACGGTGGTCGGTCTCTCCATCAGCGCACACGTCGCGGGGATGTATGCGCTCGCGCCGGTGATGGGCATCCTGACCGATCGGCTCGGCCGCGTGCCGACGGTGCTGATCGGGCAGGCGCTGCTGCTGGCCGGTTGCGTCACCGGCTTCGCGCTGAACGAGTCGCAAGCGGGGCTGGTGGTCGCGCTCGTCCTGCTCGGCCTGGGGTGGTCGGCCGCGACCGTCGCCGGCTCCACGATGCTGACCGACAGTGTCGACGTCGCGATGCGACCCCGCGTGCAGGGCATCAGCGATACCTCGATGAGCCTGGCCGGCGCGATCGCCGGGGCGACGGCCGGTGTCGTCGTCGGCCTGTTCGGTTACCCGGTTCTGGTCCTGGCGGCAGGCGCGGTCAGCGTGGCCGCCGCGGCCTACCTCGTGGTGGACCGGGCGCGGTGAGGGGATGAAGGAGTCGAGGTGACGATCGCGGCCGGCCCCGTCTACGGTTGTGCCACAACGGCGACCGCCGGCGGGCATCTGGGACGGGGGCGGACATGATCGGGACGACCGGTGTGGTGACCCTCGCCATCGGCGGCGGCGACGCCCTCGGTGAGGTGGAACTCGCCCTGGCCGGCGGCAGCGAGCGGTTCCTCGCCCTCGCGGCCGAGCCGATCGCCGTCGACGCCACCGTCCTGGTCATCGGTGTCCGAACCGGCCGGATCGTCGACGTCGAGCCCTGGGTGCCGCTACCGAGGTGAGCGGCACGCGCCCGCACCCGGGCACTGACGTGTCGTGCGACCGAAGACACTGTCGTCCGACCGAACGACGGGGTGGAACCGCGCCGTAGCATGGCCCGTCGAACAGGTGATCGCGTCAGCACATCGTCGAATCGTCGTGTGCGGCGCACCGACTGAGGAGGGGCCCAATGCTCGGCTACTACGTTCCCGAACCCGACGAGGCGATGTTGATCTCGGGCAAGAAAGGCCCGGAGGGCGCGCCGTTCGACGTCGTGGTCGGCCACGGAAAGTGGGTGATGCCCTTCTTCCGGAAGGTGCGCTTCCTGTCGATGGCGTTGCACGAGGCGCAGATTCGCGAGGTCTGTGTGACCACGCAGGGCATCCAGCTCAACGTGCGTGCGGTCATCGCGCACAAGGTCGGCGGCGACGTCATGTCGATCGTCAACGCGGGTCAGCGTTTCATCTCCGAGCAGGAGAGCGAGATGAATCAGCTCACCGGCCAGGTCTTCTCCGGACACCTGCGGTCGATCGTCGGCTCGATGACGGTCGAGCAGATCATCCGCGAGCGCGACACCCTCGCCCGCCAGGTGCTCGAGGCGTCGAAGCGGGAGATGGGGTCGATCGGCCTGATGGTCGACTCGTTCCAGATCCAGTCCATCGACGACATGGATTCCGGCTACATCAACGCCCTCGCGGCCCCGAACATCGCGAAGGTGCAGCGGGAGGCGGCCGTGGAACGCGCCCGCGCCGACCAGGAGGCCTCGAAGGCGCAGCAGGAGTCGTTGCGAAACCAGGCCGACTACGAGCGCGAGACCGCGATCAAGCGCGCCGAGATCAAGTCCGAGACCGACAAGGCCAATGCCGAGGCCGCGCAGGCCGGGCCGCTCGCCGAGGCCCGGGTGAACCAGGAGATCACCCGCGAGCAGTCGTTGCTGGCGCAGGCGCAGGCCGACCTCCGGGAGCAGCAGCTGATCTCCGAGGTCGTCAAGCCGGCCGAGGCCGAGGCACGCCGAACCCAGATCATCGCCGAGGCCGATGCGCGGGCCGTCGAGATCCAGTCCGCGGCCGCCGCGCAGCACAACCGCATCGCGCTCGATCAGCAGATCATCGAACAGTTGCCTGCGCTCGTCGGTGAGGTCGCCAAGGGTCTCGGGTCGTCGAACCTCACCGTGTTCAACGGTGCCGAAGGCGTCAACGAGTTGATGACCGGCGTGGTGACCCAGGGTGCGGCGCTGCTGAAGACGCTGCAGACCGAGTTCGCGCCGCGGGTGGTCGACGACGTCGTGGAGGACATCGGTCGGTAGTGTCGGATGACATGACCGACAACGGAAGTGACGCAACCGACGCGGCGCCGGGGCACCCGGCATACGGGGTCGTCCGCGAGGTGACCCCGTACGCGTCGGTATTGCTGTGCAACAACCCGGGGAAGATGTCGCTCGACGGCACCAACACCTGGATCCTGCGGGCCCCGGGGCATGCCGAATGCGTCATCGTCGATCCGGGTCCGCCGAAGAAGAAGGCCCATGTCAGGCGGATCGCGGAACAGCCGGGTATCGCGCTGGTCCTGATCAGCCACCGCCACTACGACCACACCGGCGCCATCACACGGCTCCGCAAGGCGGTCGGCGCACCCGTCCGGGCGCGCCTGTCCAAATACACGCACGGCGCTCCGACCCTCACCGACCGTGAGGTCATCGAGGTCGCCGGCCTGCGGATCACCGTCCTGCACACACCGGGTCACACCGGGGATTCGGTCAGTTTCCTGGTCGACTGGGAGGGGCAGCGCGCACTGCTCACCGGTGACACGATCCTCGGCAGCGGGACCACGGTCATCGATCCGTCCGACGGTACGTTGCGCGACTACCTGAACTCCCTGAACCGCATCATCGTCGAGGGTGAGGACGCGGTGTTGCTGCCCGCCCACGGCCCCGAGCACCCGCAGGTCGGTCCGGTGGCGCGCTACTACAAGGCGCACCGCGAGGAACGGATCGATCAGATCGTGGCCGCGCTCGACGATCTCGGGGTGTCCGCCGCGGAGGCCAAACCGATGAAGGTGGTGCGCAAGGTCTACGCCGACGTCGACAAGAAGCTGTGGCCCGCCGCTCGGATGTCGGTCAAGGCGCAGCTGGAGTACCTGCGGGAGGGCTGACGAACAGACCTGACGAAACACAAAGGACTCCCACCGACATCGGATGCGATCCGGGTCGGTGGGAGTCCTTTGTGGTCTGTGGTGTCCGCGAAACCTAGCGGGCCCGGCGGGCCAGTCGCTCCGAGTCGGCGATCAGCACACTCTTGCCCTCGAGCCGCAACCAACCGCGCTGTGCGAAGTCGGCGAGCGCCTTGTTCACGGTCTCGCGCGAGGCGCCCACGAGCTGGGCGATCTCTTCCTGCGTCAGGTCGTGGGTGACCCGCAGGGCGCCGCCCTCCTGGGTGCCGAAGCGCTGGGCCAGCTGCAGCAGCTGCTTGGCCACACGACCGGGGACATCGGTGAAGATGAGGTCCGCGAGGTTGTTGTTGGTCCGGCGCAGGCGGCGGGCGAGAACTCGCAGCAGCTGCTCGGCGATCTCCGGGCGATCCTTGATCCACGCCCGCAGCGCGTCCCGGTCCATCGAGACCGCGCGCACCTCGGTGACCGTCGTCGCCGACGACGTGCGGGGGCCCGGATCGAAGATCGAGAGCTCGCCGAACATGTCCGACGGGCCCATGATCGTCAGCAGGTTCTCACGGCCGTCAGGGGAACGGCGTCCGACCTTCACCTTCCCGGACAGGATGATGTAGAGCCGATCACCGGGCTCCCCCTCATGGAAGATCACATGCCCGCGAGGGAAATCGACCGGTTGAAGCTGTTTGGTCAGCGCCGCGACGGCCGAGGGCTCGACACCCTGGAATATGCCCGCCCGCGCCAGTACGTCCTCCACCTAAGGAACCTTTCTCATCCTGATCACACCCGCATGACAACCGCACACCAGGAATTTCGTGCATGCGTGTGCCGCCGGCTGCCCTGTTGCCTCGTGCAACGCTACTCTCGCCCCCAGCATAAGTGTTGAATGGGTCACTGGCCGGACCATTGCGGCGAGTCGAAATGTCCGTCGTGGGGGATGTGACGCGTCAGCTCGCGCGCTGCGGCGACGTCGGAAACGTGGTCTCGGAGGTCGGCACGGCCGGTTCGCCCTTCGTCCGGCGGCTGCGGAACTCGTCCAGCGCGGCGGGGAAACCCTCCTTGGCCAGCGTGTCCACGTGCGCGGCGTCGGCCGACTCGAGGAACTCCTCCACGTGGTCGCGGGAGACAGACAGGCGGTCCGTCTTGGCCTGCACCTTCTCCATCGCGAGGGCGAAAAGCATGAGCACAGCCGGGAAGAGCAGCGCGGCGAGACCTTGCATGGGGACCAGTAAACACAATGCGATCGGTCCGGGGCCAACCAGATCGGCCGGATTCACTGACTTGTTACCAATGCGTCGCCGAAGCCGGATCCCGCCGATTCTCGTCCGCCGGGGCGGTCTGGATGGGTCCGATGTCCGGAGACCTGGCTAACCTGAATCAGGTGAGCGCACGGAAGACCACGGATACCCCGGTCCCGGGATCGGGGACCCGACTCCCCGCCGCCGGATCGCCCGCGCGTGGGACGGAGACACACCTCGGGCTGGTGCGGCGCGCCCGGCGGATGAACAGGAAGCTGCAGATCGCCTTCCCGCACGTCTACTGCGAGCTCGACTTCACCACCCCGCTCGAACTGTCCGTCGCCACGATCCTGTCGGCGCAGTGCACCGACGTCCGGGTCAACATGGTCACCCCCGCGTTGTTCGCCAAGTACCCGACGGCC
This sequence is a window from Gordonia insulae. Protein-coding genes within it:
- a CDS encoding Crp/Fnr family transcriptional regulator, producing MEDVLARAGIFQGVEPSAVAALTKQLQPVDFPRGHVIFHEGEPGDRLYIILSGKVKVGRRSPDGRENLLTIMGPSDMFGELSIFDPGPRTSSATTVTEVRAVSMDRDALRAWIKDRPEIAEQLLRVLARRLRRTNNNLADLIFTDVPGRVAKQLLQLAQRFGTQEGGALRVTHDLTQEEIAQLVGASRETVNKALADFAQRGWLRLEGKSVLIADSERLARRAR
- a CDS encoding RidA family protein, whose translation is MATTWSQRLDELGIALPAVVAPVASYVPAVRTGNLVYTAGQLPIVNGKLDVTGKVHEGAEGVVDPDQANAAARTCALNALAAVDALVGIDSVVRVVKVVGFVASAHGFTGQPAVINGASDLLGEIFGDAGVHARSAVGVAELPLGAPVEVELIVEVA
- a CDS encoding flotillin family protein gives rise to the protein MLGYYVPEPDEAMLISGKKGPEGAPFDVVVGHGKWVMPFFRKVRFLSMALHEAQIREVCVTTQGIQLNVRAVIAHKVGGDVMSIVNAGQRFISEQESEMNQLTGQVFSGHLRSIVGSMTVEQIIRERDTLARQVLEASKREMGSIGLMVDSFQIQSIDDMDSGYINALAAPNIAKVQREAAVERARADQEASKAQQESLRNQADYERETAIKRAEIKSETDKANAEAAQAGPLAEARVNQEITREQSLLAQAQADLREQQLISEVVKPAEAEARRTQIIAEADARAVEIQSAAAAQHNRIALDQQIIEQLPALVGEVAKGLGSSNLTVFNGAEGVNELMTGVVTQGAALLKTLQTEFAPRVVDDVVEDIGR
- a CDS encoding MBL fold metallo-hydrolase; protein product: MTDNGSDATDAAPGHPAYGVVREVTPYASVLLCNNPGKMSLDGTNTWILRAPGHAECVIVDPGPPKKKAHVRRIAEQPGIALVLISHRHYDHTGAITRLRKAVGAPVRARLSKYTHGAPTLTDREVIEVAGLRITVLHTPGHTGDSVSFLVDWEGQRALLTGDTILGSGTTVIDPSDGTLRDYLNSLNRIIVEGEDAVLLPAHGPEHPQVGPVARYYKAHREERIDQIVAALDDLGVSAAEAKPMKVVRKVYADVDKKLWPAARMSVKAQLEYLREG
- a CDS encoding MFS transporter, translating into MSTSDDGFRRRVQRRTVALLCFAQVLGGLAMGSSLALGAILGEQLSGAESLAGLPTTVLTLGAAAAGLPLAALAQRSGRRPALATGFLIATAGAAVVASAVDLGWFPLLLLGMAGIGSGTAVSLQSRFAATDLATPRTRGRDLSLVVWTTMVGAVAGPAVLPLGADLASLLHVDELAGPFIIGAAGTAAAAAVLWIGLRPDPLHVAADRAPAAAVSKPSLAQGFETIRRHAGARNAVVSVVSAHAVMVAVMALTPVHMSHGGASLTVVGLSISAHVAGMYALAPVMGILTDRLGRVPTVLIGQALLLAGCVTGFALNESQAGLVVALVLLGLGWSAATVAGSTMLTDSVDVAMRPRVQGISDTSMSLAGAIAGATAGVVVGLFGYPVLVLAAGAVSVAAAAYLVVDRAR